Genomic window (Planococcus sp. MSAK28401):
CGGCCATTGGTTTTGACCATTCCTTTATCCACATGTGGATAATATTCCGCAAGCGCTTGTTGAGTCGTTTCGGCGGCGTTGAAGAATCCAGCCGTCGCAACCGGCAATTGAGAAGCGTCGTGACCAGCTTCTGTTGCGGCATTGCGGTAAGCATCGATGGTCATCTTGAAAGTTTCCGCAGGGCCGCCGAGCGTCGCGAGCATCATCGGTACACCGGCATGCCCCGCTTTGACGGCGCTTGATGGATGCCCGCCGACCGCACGCCAAATCGGCAGCCTGCCGTTTTCCGGGCGAGGTAAAATCTGTGCATCTTTTAATGATGCGCGGAAGCGGCCGTTCCAATTGACGGTTTCCTGTTCATTAATTTCAAGCAAGAGCTTGAATTTCTCTTCGTACAATTCCTCGTAATAGCGGATGTCATAGCCAAGCAAATCGAATAGCCCGACACGGGACGCCCGCCCGGCAATGATTTCCGCACGTCCTTCTGAGATCAAATCGATCGTCGCGAAATCCTCGAAGACGCGCACCGGATCTGAGGTAGAGATGATTGTTGAAGAGCTTGAGACTTTGATTTTTTCAGTTGCCTGCGCGATTGCCGATAGGACGACCGAATGCGCTTGCGTGGCGAAATATTCCTGATGGCTTTCGCCGACGCTGAAAAAGTCGACGCCTGCCTGTTCAGCAAGCTGCGCGAAGCGGATAAGTTCGCGAATCCTCTCCCCTTCCGATTGCCGTTTTCCTGTATGCGGGTCCGGCAAATGATCGCCGAGTGTATAGATGCCGAACTCGAGGCCGTTGTTCGGATTGATGCGGTATTGTTCCATGTTCTCCGTCCTTTCGCCTTGCGTTTTCCCAATCCTTTTCAGTATAACGGTACGCACGACGGTGTGGAAATCATCCATTCGGCTGAAAAAGGAAGGAGAAGAACGCTCGTCTGCTGAACTAGTTATAGAAGAAAGTTACAGCATTAGGAGGACTGCAGATGAAAAAATGGACAGCTGCTGCATTGATACTTGCGGGAATCCTGCTCGCTGCCGGATGTTCCGGCGATAACGACGAAGACACAGCCGAAAGCGAAACGGCTTCGAAAATCGATGGGTTTTGGCAAGGAGCGATTGAAGTTCCGGGACAGCCGATCCCGTTTTCCATCGAATTCGCTGGAAACGAAGGCACCTTGAGCATTCCGCTGCAAGGCATCGAAAATTATCCTTTGTCGACAGTTAAGTTTAATGATCCGGAACTGGCTTTTGACGTCACCATACAAGGCGAACGGTTAGTGTTCGAAGGCGAACTGAACGCAGAAAAAATCACCGGCCAGATGACGCAGCAAAACCAAAACTTTCCGTTTGAACTCGAGCGCGGCGAAAAAGAACAAGCCGCCGACCCCGAGAAAATCATCGAAACGGAAGTCGAGGGCGGCATGATGCAAGCGCTCGAAGAAATTCCGAAAACGGACGGCCCCCACCCTGTAGCGATCCTCATTGCCGGTTCCGGGCCGACCGATAAAGACGGCAACTCGCTGACGCTCACCGGCAAAAACAATAGCTTGAAAATGCTCGCTGAAGAATTGAAAGCCGAGGGCATCGCCGTGATCCGCTACGACAAGCGCGGTGTCGGCGACAATGCCACACTCGCGAAAAATGAGTCCGAGCTGCGCTTTGATGATTATGTGGAAGATGCCGCTGCCTGGATCCGCTTTGCCAAAGAAGATGAGCGCTTTTCGGATGTTGCGGTTATCGGCCATAGCGAAGGCGCGCTCGTCGGTCTCGTCGCAGCTAATCAACAAGGCGTCGATTCCTATGTGTCGCTGACCGGCGTCGGGCGCACAGCCGATGAACTGTTAAGAGAACAGCTCAGTACTTTGCCTGCCGCACAACAGGAGGAAGCCGATGCGATTCTCGAACAACTCGCACAAGGCAACACGGTGGACGACGTAAGCCCAGAACTGCAGCAAATCTTCCGCCCGTCCGTTCAGCCGTATCTGCAGTCATGGATGGCGTATGACCCGATCGAACAAGTCGAAAAACTCGACGCGCAGGCATTATTTGTCGGCGGCACACGCGATTTGCAAGTGCCGGCACGGGATGTGGAACTGCTGCACGAAGCGAAACCCGGTTCCGAACTGTTAATTGTCGACGGCATGAACCACGTATTGAAATCCGTACCGGATGACCAACAAGCGAATATGGCGGCTTACTCCGACCCCGAATTGCCGCTTGCAGACGGGCTGGTGGACAGGATTGCGGAGTTTTTAAAAAACTGACAAAAAGACGGCACCCAAGTGGATGCCGTCTTTCGATTTACTGGTTAAGTTCACGTACCAAGGTATGAGCGTATCGGTCATGCGGCATTTGTGCGTCCATGTCCTGCCCGCGTTGTTTGAACCATTGAAGGGTCATGACCGAATCGCGGTGTGCCACACGTTTCAGGATCTGCTCTCCCGTCAGTTCGCCGCCGTCTGCGTTTTCGATCTTGATGCCAGCGACCTTTTGTCCGATAGTCTGTCCACACGTCTTCAATTGAACGTATTCAAGTCCCCAAAACACCACGGTCGGCGTAACGAGTGCATGCACCCATTCCTGTTTGACCTTTTTACGCAGCAGCGGCTCCACGACTCCGTTCACCGCACCCGAGATTGCCAAGTCGATGGCGAGCGCCTTGCCGCGTTTTTTCATCAACGCATCCATGTTCCATTCCCCCTTATTGCTGAATACATTCATTATAGCGTTTTGGCTCGGCAAAGACAGCAAGGGCTGTATACGTTATGATAAGGAAAAACCATGGAAAAACGAGGTGACACGCATGGCATTTCTAGTGATTTGGCTGTTGATGATTGCATACGCTGTCTTTTTTGCGCCTTCGGGTACCGGCGGCATCGAGTTTGGCCCGCTTCTGATGGGCGATTGGGAAGGGGTAGACCCGCTCATACTCGCCGTCTTCAACTCGCTCGGCATCTTCCCGCTCGTCTTTTTGACGCTTCTCGTGCCGAATGACCGCTTCCGCTGGCCGGCGTGGCCGTTCGCACTCGTGTCGTTCGGGGTCGGAGCGTTCTCGCTCTTGCCGTATTTCGCATTCGGCGACAAGCCGCCAGAGAAAAAGCGCCGCGGGCCAAATTGGCTGCACCGAATCCTGCGCTCGAAAGCGTGGCTGATTTTTGTCGCCGCCATCAGCATCATCAATTTCCTCACCGTCTTCCGCGGCTTTTCAATAGAAGCCTACGCAGAAGCGTTCCAAACATCGAGTTTGGTATCGGTCATGACCATCGACTGGCTCGTGCTATGGGGCTTGTCGGTCTACGCCACCTACCGCTTCTTGCCGGAGGCGAACTTCAAACAATTGGCTTTATTGCCGGTGGTCGGCCCTGTATTGGTGCTGCTAATGAACCGGAAAAAGCAAAAGGAAGAAACCGTTTAATGGTTTCTTCCTTTTTATGTGTAACGTTTTACGGTTACATTATAGTTTCTCCAGTACCTTGTCTGAAGAAAATTGCACCGGCAACACTTCTTTCGATTTTCCTTTTAGAGATAAATAAGTTCCTACTCTTAACAGATACTCAATCGGTCCCTGATTGAAATAATTCAAATACATGCTGCTCGCTGCCATTTGTAAAGCGTATACACCAATAGCAAGCAAAAAACCAATCCATAAATGGCTGTTGCCAAACAAACCTAATCCGTAGCCATAAAAAATAGAAGTCATAAGAACCGACTGCATCAAATAATTGGTTAAAGATAGTTTGCCCACAGCTTCAAATAACCCCATAATTCTAGACGACTGATATTTATGATACATCAACACAAAGAAAGCCACATACCCGATTGCTAAAATAAAGCTTCCGGTAGTGAACAAACCGTCCGTTATGGGATGGCCTTCAATTAAATGAGGAATCTTTAATGCAACCCCCGCAGGAATAAGCCAAACCGCCACACGATATTTCCTTGAATAAGATTCGATATCGGTGAACCAATCGCTTTTCGCCACGATCATCCCTAATAGAAACATGAACAAAAAAGAAAGTTGGCCAATTAAATACATCCCAAACATCAGGCCAATCGGAAAATCAAAAAAAGCCGGTAGCTCTGAAGCAAACTCGTTGATTTCACTATACGAACCTTGGCCATAAACCGCTTTTGCCTCCACCAGGTAACTACGGACACCTTCTGTCATATCGCCACCGAATGCGATTGCTCTAAGGTTTTCTTCTATAGGGAAAAATGATGCTGAAATAGTCAAAATTGAAACGGCCACAAAGCTTTTCAACAAGAATTCCCTTGTTCTCCCCAAAAAGAAAATCAATAGAAAACAAGACAAGCCATAAAAAACAAGAATATCCCCTTCCCAGATAAACGTCGCATGAAGCAGTCCGATACCAATCAGCATCAATGCCCGTCTTAAAATATTTCTTTTAATACCCTTACCTTTATTCATTAATGAATCCCGCAGTTTAATTAAAGAAAAACCAAATAAAAAAGTGAAAATGGGCATCGCACTGTATTCAATAAACACTTTAATGAAATAATAAATACCTAGACTCGGTGCATCTAACTCATAAAAAGAAATATATCCCTTTCCAATCACGCCATATTGAAAAATTAAAAGATTTGCCAAAATGATGCCCAATAAACTAAACCCTCTTAAAGCGTCTGCTACCCGTATTCTTGATTTCATCCGAGCCCTCCCATATTTGAATGCACTTTATTCCAATTTATAGCAAAATCTTAAAAAATGGAAGAAGATTTAAATCAAAATTTAAAAAAGCTGCTATTAGTTCCATTAAGATAACAAACGTTCCCAAGCGCTTAGCTGGGAACGTTTTTATTGGATTATAAAATTTTGAGATATCGATTTTTGGTTATTGCATTGCACCTATGCGCACTTTTTGCTTGTCCACAGCCCACTCATATGAACCTTCATGCAAGGTTAGGGTTTGGTCTTCAATCCAAGCGATTTTCGTGAACAGCTTCTGCAAGAAATAACGGTCGTGGCTGATCGCGATGATCGTGCCGTTGAACTCCTTCAAGGTTTCCTCAAGCACTTCACGCGATTCGATGTCGAGGTGATTGGTCGGCTCATCCAATATGAGCACATTGCAGTCTTCCTGCATCAGCTGCGCAAGACGCAAACGCACTTTTTCGCCCCCGCTGAGATCCTTGACGCGCTTGAAGACGTCGTGGCCATAGAACAGGAATTGCGCGAGCAAAT
Coding sequences:
- a CDS encoding LLM class flavin-dependent oxidoreductase, with the protein product MEQYRINPNNGLEFGIYTLGDHLPDPHTGKRQSEGERIRELIRFAQLAEQAGVDFFSVGESHQEYFATQAHSVVLSAIAQATEKIKVSSSSTIISTSDPVRVFEDFATIDLISEGRAEIIAGRASRVGLFDLLGYDIRYYEELYEEKFKLLLEINEQETVNWNGRFRASLKDAQILPRPENGRLPIWRAVGGHPSSAVKAGHAGVPMMLATLGGPAETFKMTIDAYRNAATEAGHDASQLPVATAGFFNAAETTQQALAEYYPHVDKGMVKTNGRGYPQEAFQHGATKESVMNIGSPQQIIEKILYQHELYGHQRYIAQMDFGGVPMERLERNLELLSTEILPAVRKYTRKD
- a CDS encoding alpha/beta hydrolase, whose amino-acid sequence is MKKWTAAALILAGILLAAGCSGDNDEDTAESETASKIDGFWQGAIEVPGQPIPFSIEFAGNEGTLSIPLQGIENYPLSTVKFNDPELAFDVTIQGERLVFEGELNAEKITGQMTQQNQNFPFELERGEKEQAADPEKIIETEVEGGMMQALEEIPKTDGPHPVAILIAGSGPTDKDGNSLTLTGKNNSLKMLAEELKAEGIAVIRYDKRGVGDNATLAKNESELRFDDYVEDAAAWIRFAKEDERFSDVAVIGHSEGALVGLVAANQQGVDSYVSLTGVGRTADELLREQLSTLPAAQQEEADAILEQLAQGNTVDDVSPELQQIFRPSVQPYLQSWMAYDPIEQVEKLDAQALFVGGTRDLQVPARDVELLHEAKPGSELLIVDGMNHVLKSVPDDQQANMAAYSDPELPLADGLVDRIAEFLKN
- a CDS encoding RDD family protein — its product is MDALMKKRGKALAIDLAISGAVNGVVEPLLRKKVKQEWVHALVTPTVVFWGLEYVQLKTCGQTIGQKVAGIKIENADGGELTGEQILKRVAHRDSVMTLQWFKQRGQDMDAQMPHDRYAHTLVRELNQ
- a CDS encoding DUF418 domain-containing protein gives rise to the protein MKSRIRVADALRGFSLLGIILANLLIFQYGVIGKGYISFYELDAPSLGIYYFIKVFIEYSAMPIFTFLFGFSLIKLRDSLMNKGKGIKRNILRRALMLIGIGLLHATFIWEGDILVFYGLSCFLLIFFLGRTREFLLKSFVAVSILTISASFFPIEENLRAIAFGGDMTEGVRSYLVEAKAVYGQGSYSEINEFASELPAFFDFPIGLMFGMYLIGQLSFLFMFLLGMIVAKSDWFTDIESYSRKYRVAVWLIPAGVALKIPHLIEGHPITDGLFTTGSFILAIGYVAFFVLMYHKYQSSRIMGLFEAVGKLSLTNYLMQSVLMTSIFYGYGLGLFGNSHLWIGFLLAIGVYALQMAASSMYLNYFNQGPIEYLLRVGTYLSLKGKSKEVLPVQFSSDKVLEKL